In Paenibacillus antri, the sequence CGCCGATGCCGAGGTCGGCGACGTTCCGCCCCGCCCCCGCCGGATCGCCGCCCGTCACGACGTTGCCCTGCCCGTCCGCCACGAATACGTTCCCGAGCTGGACGGAGCCTTGGCCGTCCAGCATGTCGAACATGACGTCCTCCTTAACGTCGATCTCGAGCACTCCTACCTCTCCGGAATAACGGAACGATTGAATGATTTCGTAATACGAGAAGACGTTCGGAATGTCTCCTCCCCTGAGCGGCACGTTCAGGTGCACGAGCTGCGGATGCAAGCCTCGCCAGCCCGTCGTCGGCCGCGAGGGACGGAACAAACCCGCGTATTCCGGCAGTCCTTCCAGCCGATCGATCCAGTAGAAGCTGTCGTACAGCTCGGGGATCGAGGCGTTGAACATGTAGATGCGCAGCGACGCGATGTACGGATTTTGGCGGAGCACGTTTTCTACGAACGGAGAAATTTCCGAGCGGTATTCCTCGTATTGGTACGATTCCCCCGTGAACGTCGTGCCGAGGAACGACTGCAGCTTGATGTCGGAGGCGATGAGCTGCGAGACGTTCTCGATCAAGCCGACCTTCTCGAGCACGCTGTCCCGCGTCTGAATCAAGTTATGCTCCATCACCTGCTGCGCTTGTTCGACCGCCGAATCCGCGAGCTGCGTGTACAAATAAACCCCCGACCCGGCCAAGGAGACGGCCAGAATACAGGAGTAAGCGATTACGAACTTCCATGTGACGCTAAGATTGCGGAACGAAAATTTGTACGGCCCCATAACGGCGCCTCCCTTCGAATCGAAGTATATCAGAAAAAACCGCCCCCATCTCGAGTAAACTGTACCCTGTTCCAGGGCTGCAGCCTACTTGCGACGGGAACGGTTCTCTCGCGTTACTTCAAGGCGAAGCGGCTGTTCTGTACGGCATTCAGCCATTCGCGGGCGATCAGTTCGTGGCCGGCGTACGTCGGATGGACGCCGTCCCAGAGCCAATACGCGGCCGGCGCTCGTTCGCAGGCCCGTTCGAACGGCTCCTGAAGCGGCAAGAAGACGGCGTCGAACCGCTCGGCGAGCTTCCGTACCGTCGATTGGTACTCGGCGAGCTTCGCCCGCCAAGCTTCCCACTTCAAGGCGGGCGCGCCGACGTTCAAGATGAACGGCTCCATCAGCACGAGGCCCGTGTGCGGCGACTTCTCCCGCGTCTCCTCCAGCACGTGCGTGTAGGCCCGCTCGAACCGGTCGGTGACGCCCTCCGGCAGCTCGTTCATAATGCGCCAAGCGTCGTTGACGCCGATCAAGACGGACAACAAATCCGGATGAATATGGAAGAAGTCCTCGTTCCATCTCGCGTACAAGTCGGAAATCCGGTTGCCGCTGATGCCGCGGTTGACGAACCGCGGCGCCTTCTCGGCGAGCTCGAAGCCGAGCTTCGCCGAGATCAGGTACGGATAGCTGTGCCCGAGGATATGGTTCTTGTCCTCGCCGCGCCCGCGGCCGCCGTCGGTGATCGAATCGCCTTGGAACAAGACGACGGTACGTTTGTCGTTAGACATGGGAAGCATCCCCCTCCGTCAAAATCACAACGCCGTGCGCCGGTACTTCGACGGCGCCGCGGCGAGTTTCGCCGGTCAGCGCGTCGGTCCAGACGCTCTCCCCCATGTCGGCGACGCTCGCCGTCTTGTTGTGATTGAGGAGGAATAAGATGCGCTTGCCGTCTTTCGTGCGAACGGTCGCTTCCAGCCCTTCCGGCGTGTCGAGAATCGGCCGGATGCCCGCCTTGTCGCACAGATTCTTCAAGAAGCCTTGCATGAACGCCTTGTCCGGCGATGTCGCGACGTACCACGCCTCGCCTTCGCCGTACTTATTGACCGTGACGGCCGGCATGCCCTTGTAGAAGTCTTCGCCGTACGTCGCGATCGCTTCGGCGCCCTCGAGGTGAATCAGGTCGCACAGGATCGATCCGTCGTATTCGCCGTTCAGCGCGCCGACCGCGCCGTTCATGACGATCTTGTTCGTCTGGCCCGGCAGCAGCGCGTCGATCTCCTCGGCCCAGATGCCGAGCACCTTGCGCAGCTCGCCCGGGTACCCGCCGCACGTGACGAGATCGATCTCGTTCACGATGCCGCTGAAGAACGTCGTGACGAACGTGCCGCCGCGATTCACGAACGCTTCGACCTTGTCGGCGAAGCCCGGCTTGATCATGTACATGACCGGCGCGATGACGAGCGAATACTTGTCGAGTGCTTCCTCGACGGAGATCATGTCCGTCTGTACATTCATATGGAACAGCGCTTCGTAATATTTATGAACTTCTTCGGGGTAGTTCAACGCCACGGACGGGCCGCTCGACAGCTCGATCGCCCAACGATTTTCCCAATCGTATACGATCGCCGCCTTCGACTCGACGCGCGCGTCGAGAATCGCGTCACCGAGAACACCAAGCTCGCGCCCGACCTCCGCGCATTCGCGGAATACGCGCGTATGCTCGTGCCCGACGTGCTCGATGACGGCGCCGTGGTATTTCTCGCACGCCCCGATCGAGCGGCGCAGCTGGAAGAACATGACCGTGTCCGCGCCGCGCGCGACCGCTTGATAACTCCAAAGACGCATGACGCCGGGACGCTTC encodes:
- a CDS encoding SGNH/GDSL hydrolase family protein, which produces MSNDKRTVVLFQGDSITDGGRGRGEDKNHILGHSYPYLISAKLGFELAEKAPRFVNRGISGNRISDLYARWNEDFFHIHPDLLSVLIGVNDAWRIMNELPEGVTDRFERAYTHVLEETREKSPHTGLVLMEPFILNVGAPALKWEAWRAKLAEYQSTVRKLAERFDAVFLPLQEPFERACERAPAAYWLWDGVHPTYAGHELIAREWLNAVQNSRFALK
- a CDS encoding beta-galactosidase, with product MINEKLPKIWYGGDYNPEQWDAETWAEDARMFKLAGIDVATINVFSWALIQPSEEEYDFSALDATIDRLYKDGVYICLATATGAHPAWMAKRYPDVLRVDKQGRKRKFGGRHNSCPNSPTYRKYAARLAAKLAERYKDHPGLLIWHVSNEYGGYCYCDNCAAAFRVWLKRRYGSLDAVNRAWNTRFWGHTFYDFDEIVPPSELSEEWGHNRTNFQGISLDYRRFQSESLLDCYKIEYDELKKVTPNVPVTTNLMGFYPELDYFEWAKHMDVVSWDNYPSIDTPVSFTAMTHDLMRGLKSGQPFMLMEQTPSQQNWQAYNALKRPGVMRLWSYQAVARGADTVMFFQLRRSIGACEKYHGAVIEHVGHEHTRVFRECAEVGRELGVLGDAILDARVESKAAIVYDWENRWAIELSSGPSVALNYPEEVHKYYEALFHMNVQTDMISVEEALDKYSLVIAPVMYMIKPGFADKVEAFVNRGGTFVTTFFSGIVNEIDLVTCGGYPGELRKVLGIWAEEIDALLPGQTNKIVMNGAVGALNGEYDGSILCDLIHLEGAEAIATYGEDFYKGMPAVTVNKYGEGEAWYVATSPDKAFMQGFLKNLCDKAGIRPILDTPEGLEATVRTKDGKRILFLLNHNKTASVADMGESVWTDALTGETRRGAVEVPAHGVVILTEGDASHV